One genomic segment of Candidatus Binataceae bacterium includes these proteins:
- a CDS encoding YqgE/AlgH family protein, whose protein sequence is MTQVQNIVASVKRPRILLAIAVMVVALSAGTASADEPNFLVARPELGDPLFDQSVILMLPPEIMPQLVEGVIINKPTTIGVKKAFPNSVDLPNAADVIYFGGPVELDATLMVRRTSSPNQDDHHVFGNLYLSVDPKDIAAILKDPHLDKESVRVFQGYSQWSIDQLHDEKARGSWFEVPVNADAVFSTSPAHLWDELIAKGRIPEGGPLLKILELPPDSIEQSLPPSPR, encoded by the coding sequence ATGACTCAAGTCCAAAATATCGTGGCCTCCGTGAAACGGCCGAGAATCTTGCTGGCAATCGCGGTTATGGTGGTTGCCCTGTCGGCGGGGACCGCATCCGCCGATGAGCCCAACTTCCTGGTGGCCAGGCCCGAGTTGGGCGATCCCCTTTTCGACCAATCGGTCATTCTGATGCTCCCACCCGAGATAATGCCTCAGCTGGTAGAAGGGGTAATTATCAACAAACCGACCACGATAGGCGTCAAGAAAGCGTTCCCCAACTCGGTCGACCTCCCGAACGCGGCGGATGTGATTTATTTCGGCGGTCCCGTGGAGCTGGACGCGACGCTCATGGTGCGGCGCACTTCAAGCCCGAACCAGGACGACCACCACGTGTTCGGCAACCTATACCTGAGTGTCGATCCCAAGGACATCGCCGCGATTTTAAAGGACCCGCATCTAGACAAGGAGAGCGTCCGCGTCTTCCAGGGCTACTCGCAATGGAGCATCGACCAACTGCACGACGAAAAGGCGCGGGGTTCCTGGTTTGAGGTCCCGGTGAACGCAGACGCGGTCTTCAGCACCTCGCCGGCGCACCTCTGGGACGAACTGATCGCTAAAGGACGAATTCCGGAGGGCGGCCCACTACTAAAGATTCTTGAATTGCCACCAGATTCTATCGAGCAGAGCCTTCCGCCCTCGCCACGCTGA
- a CDS encoding D-2-hydroxyacid dehydrogenase: protein MKIIATIPLTPELREVVQQAAPRAEISDRVCRTNQDVRALVAGGCDVMLGFRVPDDLLERAPGLRWIQLLSAGADHVSSWIGKNGKVPVTTSSGIHATAISEYTIASMLAYAHQLHVMIRAQLRHEWHRRTGFMDTIEEMRGKTLGVIGYGSIGRETARLADALGMQVLALKRNPGDRRDRGWCPAGLGDPEGKLPRKFFGPDQCQAIMEESDYLTVTLPLTPATRKFVGAKEIAAMRPGAYIVNIGRGEVIDEQAMIEALRGGKIGGAGLDVFEHEPLEASSPLWDLENVILTPHMSGANRGYMEKACELFAENLRRFTAGTQLLNVVDPLLGY, encoded by the coding sequence AAATCATCGCCACCATCCCGCTCACGCCTGAACTGCGAGAAGTGGTTCAGCAGGCCGCCCCACGGGCCGAAATCTCCGACCGCGTCTGCCGGACCAACCAAGACGTTCGGGCGCTGGTGGCTGGCGGATGCGACGTGATGCTCGGTTTTCGCGTGCCGGACGACTTGCTGGAGCGCGCGCCCGGTCTCAGATGGATTCAGCTGCTAAGCGCGGGCGCGGACCACGTTTCGTCGTGGATCGGCAAGAACGGGAAAGTTCCCGTAACCACCTCAAGTGGCATTCACGCCACTGCCATCTCGGAATACACGATAGCCTCGATGCTCGCTTACGCGCACCAGCTTCATGTTATGATCAGAGCGCAGCTTCGCCACGAATGGCATCGCCGCACCGGTTTCATGGACACCATCGAGGAGATGCGCGGAAAGACCCTGGGCGTTATCGGCTACGGCTCGATCGGCCGCGAGACCGCGCGGCTCGCTGACGCGCTGGGAATGCAGGTGCTGGCGCTGAAGCGAAACCCGGGGGACCGCCGCGACCGGGGATGGTGCCCCGCAGGCCTCGGGGACCCTGAAGGAAAGCTTCCCCGCAAGTTCTTCGGACCCGACCAATGTCAGGCGATCATGGAGGAGAGCGACTACCTGACGGTGACCCTGCCGCTCACCCCCGCGACTCGCAAGTTTGTCGGGGCAAAGGAAATCGCCGCGATGAGGCCCGGCGCATACATTGTGAATATTGGACGCGGAGAAGTGATCGACGAGCAGGCCATGATCGAAGCCCTGCGCGGCGGAAAAATCGGCGGCGCCGGCCTTGACGTGTTCGAGCATGAGCCGCTGGAAGCCTCCAGTCCCCTGTGGGATTTGGAAAACGTCATCCTTACCCCCCATATGTCGGGAGCCAACCGCGGCTATATGGAGAAGGCGTGCGAATTGTTCGCCGAGAACCTGCGGCGCTTTACCGCGGGAACCCAACTGCTAAATGTGGTGGATCCGCTCCTCGGCTACTAG